TGTGGATTGCCACAATCCCGTTTTTACCATTTTGGATCAGGTCACGAATTCGACAGCGATCTTTGATTTGAAAACTCCGGCTTTAGAGACCACATTTCCTGCACAAGAATAATTAGGCATCCGGGAAGGGTAGAAGCATGACCTATGAAAAGACCGAGGCGGCCATTGCGCAGCTAAGCCCCGAACAATATCGCGTCACTCAGCAAAACGGGACCGAACGCCCCTTTTCCGGCGAATATAACGACCATAAGGAACCGGGTATCTACGTGGATATCGTCTCCGGCGAGCCTCTGTTCGCGTCATCAGACAAGTTCGAATCCGGCTGCGGCTGGCCCAGCTTTACCAAACCGATTATTCCCGCCAACGTCAAAGAGCTTCACGACGCAAGCCACGGCATGATCCGCACAGAGGTGCGCTCCGCCCATGGCGACAGCCATCTGGGCCATGTGTTCCCGGACGGACCGTCGGAC
The Aestuariispira ectoiniformans genome window above contains:
- the msrB gene encoding peptide-methionine (R)-S-oxide reductase MsrB, with product MTYEKTEAAIAQLSPEQYRVTQQNGTERPFSGEYNDHKEPGIYVDIVSGEPLFASSDKFESGCGWPSFTKPIIPANVKELHDASHGMIRTEVRSAHGDSHLGHVFPDGPSDRGGFRYCINSASLRFIHRDDMEAEGYGDYIDQVEDI